ggttttttttttttcatgttatttattattcgatccataaacttatttttttatgtataattttaaactacaaaaactcaaaatttaaacttttgattgatgacataactattaatatttgatcttcttgaaattttgcaaatatgaaggatataagaaaataaattaatccaatagtggatttgttaaaatctacttccaacaaaaaattattgagtAGAGTTGTAACCTTAGTCTACAAGGCTACAATCTAGTTTGTTGACAAACTATGTCCGAAGTTTAATTATGTTgggcctaaaaaaatttagggtggtcacaaaattctttttaagaataaaaaatcataaaattaatatataatatttaattttttttctaagtcaAAGTGGTCCTATGACCACCCTGGATACAACGTAGAGCCACCCTTGATTCAAGCTAAAAGagccatttgaaaaaaaaaatgattatgcaaatctttatttttcaatttaagttATGTTCTTTATTATAGgaatcaaaatatttcaaaatatataggtttagtttaaaaaataattaaaaaaaaatgaaaaattcaaattaactGGGGagcaataatttaatttaaaaaaaggataaattagtacaaaatttctttaaaaaataaattagtacaATGGTTATTGTAGGGGTGATAAACTTAGGAGTACATATCTATGTAAATATTGGGCCAggggcccaatccgaggacattaaGTAATTCGAGGACGGGTAAACGTCTTCCTAAGAATCTGTGTTGGTAAGTAAAGAGGTGAAGTTTGATCATGGTCATCCAAGAAGGTGTTCCGAGGAGGAATGCTTTCTCAGCTAATCAAAGCCGAGGTCAGAAGGTATGGTCTGACATCAAGAGCAACGTTCGGGACAATTCCACTTATGAGGATAAGTATCAAAGAAGGAACATGATATAGGGaggctatgaaatatctaaagagaaagctgctaccaccgcattaaatacTATGCAACTATCTCTCTAACCGCATTAATAAgaaagtgatacctgaacagtaacTTTCATCCTTACAGCCACTAtccaaagatttcaagaagaTGCTGATGGGACAAGAATCAACACCAACAATCTGATCTGCATGTGAAAGGTGGAGATGAAAGGGGAAGATAGTATAAAATGGTAGAGAGACCGTGAGAGAAGAGTCGAGAAATTAAGaggaaaacactgtagcaatcAAGAATTGAACTTGTAATCAAACttgagagaaatatataagaactgATCTCCTTGGACTGTGCCGAGGACGATTCTCTTTAGATTAAACTGgtctattttcattttcttgtcatTTGAATCCACTTTACTTGTTGTATGATTCATTAAAGCCCAGTTTTCCAactcattctctacaaatttattgtattggatttTTTTGGCCTAAGTTCATTCATCCTTTAGGCTTGGGACTCAAATTGTGGCCGTACagttattatgcataaaaacatttataaaaatgcaaaaatggctttataaaaaataatactctATCCTAAAGGTTCAGAAACTACATCAATTCTCTATCAATCCAAATTATTAATCTACttcaaaaattcaatttttatcttTGATGTATTatctttgaaataaaatatcattattttccaaaattgccatttttaatttaaaaaaaaatgaaaattgagtattaattttttttaataaagtaacACATAAGTGAGAATAATTATGAAGATTGTGAAGTAGACAATATTTTAGGatactttaaatatatatatatatatatatatatatatatatatatatatatatatatatattgtaagtgcacaattgcacctggacccaaagacaatcacgggctcaggctcaatgagccttaaacaataaaatttgtagagtgtgggcttgaaacctaggttagaagtattgGGAGCTGGATaccaggcttttataaacaaatacaggtaaataacgaacaatAAGTGCAATGAATCTCCTCGGACTCTAGCCGAGGActacttatttattatttctctttcttccttaaagattacaatttcttaatttctttctttgttcccGATCCCCTTTCTccttggcctttaccccccttttatacttctttccctgatactttttgaacagtgactagaaatttccacctcactgttcaggggtcacctccccattaatgcggccagggaggtaggtgcagagcctttaatgcggaggtgtcagcctttgctcttgatattttctttaatactggtgcatctagaagattcaggatgtccccttttatccattagtctttccagagttgtgtcTTGACCcttataatgaaatcttgagttctcttggatctgtccgaggtgaaactctccctcaactgtatcctcggaccctcggcgtatgggccaactcataaaGTTTAaacctggagcaggtcggccctccatgttacagcccaaaggcccatatgcccacttgggtccttttaccccccacatatatatagttacatttttttttatcgagtttcaacctatgatgtaCATTTATGATAATTTCTTTTACTAAACAccaattaccttttttttttagagagagattCAACCTATGACATCTGCTTCTTATAATAGCTCTTAATCATTGGACCAAGACAATCACCTAAATCAAAATAATGAAcaaacaaaatcatattttatataataaataaatatataatcattCCATTATCTCCAGGGTTATATTCTTGTGTTGTTACCAAAgaaatgaatagtaataagtaTTACATTATAACACTAAAACAAGTATAATAACTTCAGGTTGGAAATGCCCTTCAAGTTTCATTTACCCTTTGAGTATGAAAAGtccttcagtttttttttacctttcgAGTATTGGGTCCTATTTGGATTGATTATGACGCAACATCAGCCATGCTCTCCACTCACATTCATCATCGGGTAGAAAAGTACTCGTCAGGTTGCCCAATACCGACGATGAATTACACTGTCCCACACCGTTGGTGTGTTCTCCACTCATGCATCCTTATATGGAGAGAACTTGCACACCACGTCAAAAGATCCTTCTACATATTCGTATCCTCCTTGTATGGGAAGTAAAGCCCTAAGATCATGGAACATTGACTCCATATCTTCCGTACAAGGAAAGATCTAATGTTCATGGGATCTTGGTTAGCCCTACAACATTATATAAGCACTGAGTCTCCTTTTCTCCAAGGTATGTGAAATTTCCTAGCTATCACACTTTTGGGTTATTGGAGATTCTTCTATCActgacttaaccttcggagggtctttggTTAGCACCCCACTAGTGCTCTCTGTAAGTTCTTCATTCTTGTTATTCTTCAGGTACCCTAATTGGCATGCGTGTGGACAAACAACTCACTAAAAATTTGTGCATCATCAAAATTAATCTCCATCATAGTTTGCCATATGGAGCTTCTTTGTGATTTATTTTATGAGGCATATACTCAATgttattattaaagaaaaatgatacaTTCGCAGTACCCCACTTGGTCTAATGGCACCTCCTTAACTTGAAAGGAAGGGGAAGGGggtggtgaaaaaaaaagatacgttaatataaaagaataacgtattttattttttttattgcttttttttagagagaaaattttaatatatggcgtccgcttctgatgataactctttatcattagactaagacatcaattggtttttggtgtagacaaggattaaaactcaaatttcttattcaaccattaaagactttactaattgagctaaatGTATTGCTAAAACATAACGGATTAAGCATACAAAGTGAAAATGTCACAAAATAAAGTAGAAAGGAATCCATATATTGATCACAATAGTATTGATCTCAGTGTTTTAGCCCTCTCCccttaatttattataaataaatgtgAATCAAGACAATGATTTCATTAAAAGAAAGGCACATATTTTTCCATCAAATATGTATGCAAATTAGGTAGCAATGTATGCATTGACACTTATTGCAGTTTGGCTAGTCAAGAGCATATCTTCCGTTATAGCAGCAGTAGGTGAATCAGAAGGGAGCCCATTTTCGCAATTGTAAGCTAGAGTTGTCAACTGGCCTAATTCAGTGATGTCCTTATACTTTCTCTGCTCTGACAACAGGTAAGCCGCTTTGAGCTTGTCTTGCATATCCTTGTAAAGCGTCACACAAATGGAAAAATCATTTTTGAGAGACGGATTGGTAGTGTTGTCCCGAAATTGTGTAAAACTCCGGTAATTGTCACTAGCTTGTTTCATTGTTAGCTCAAGTGATATTAATGAGAGTGTGGGGAGGTCTGCCGAGCTAGTACGCGGATCGCTTGTTAATATACTCTCACAGATTTCTTGGTTTTGAGTTTGGGAGCAAATGGGGGCCAGGACATCAGGGGTGACACCACGAGAgcaagagaagagaagagaaagagatgatACAAAGAGAGTAACAGTAGAGAATAATGGAAAGCAGCCCATTCTTGGTTATTGTATTGTAAATCTAATTCCTTTAATTTGAAGGTGATcagaaagatatatataaaagctgaAGATAGGAGATTTGTCAACCAGACCCTTTCTAGAGGCTTGTTTTGAACTTCAAAAACATGTGTTATGCATGAATCAATaatatatgttgatatatttaaatataaatgtaacaataatcaatcaatcaatatcaatatatatatatatacacacacacacacacacatatagagtccaaatcttctgtcccacttttcctgctccactctacactccaccaataaaaacttgccacgtgttcacctaattaattaaatactatcattattgacttattaatgctaccgttattaattaatagtagtatttaattaattaggtgaacacgtgacaagtttttattggtggagtatagagtggagcaggaaaagtgagacagaagatttggactcatatatatataaaagtagagatcTTATATGTGAGAGTATAACATTCTGCCAAGTGGTGcattgtataatattttttccatttgggcttctattttatctaaatttagcatttatatCAAACtattaagtatatatataagcaaaaaCCTTATGTGCGAGAGCACGAGATTCTGCCAAGTGGCGtattgtatgatattttttCCACTTGGGCTTCCACCTTatttaaatttagcatttatatcatctaaatttagcatttatattaaactattaagtaatgacatatgcatttattttgatacattaataaaattcaaagaatatatatataaaaacaaagacATTAATTGCGAAAGCATGAGATTCTGCCAAGTTGCttattgtataatattttttccaTTTGAGCTTCCACCTTatctaaatttagcatttatatcatttaaatttagtatttatatCAAACtattaagtatatatataaaaggagagACCTTATGTGCAAGAGCACAAGGTTCTGCCAAGTGGTGCAttgtatgatattttttgtCTTTAGGCTTCCACCTTatctaaatttagcatttatatCACTATTAAGTAATGACATATGCATTTATTTTGTtgcattaataaaattcaaagaatttgtatacattAATTATTTGAAATGCTTTGGATAGATATGGATGAATCCAAAAAGTCATGGGAAATATAGTTATTCggaaaactttttaattttatgtataaaactAACTTCAATGCAGAATTGCGAGAGTCAGATTCACTGAATATTGAGTAATATGATTATTTGTCTCAACATTTGTCAAATATAAATCTCCATTTCCTTTGGACTTAAGAATCAATagatcataaataattttttactaaatttatcaaaatgtaCCGCGCATCGCATGAGATATCCACCAGTAAACTATCAATAGCACCATTATGATTTGAGCGATTGAGATTAAATTATGCCTTAGCAATAGGGCTGATTGGAAGCCCATATCcgaataataattaataatagtatAAGAAATTAGTCAGTAATCTATGCAAGTAAAAGTATTCATGGGTTGttgaaaaaagttgaaacaatGGGTGACATAAGGGGGGTTTCTATTTGCCGAAACGGTTCTAGACTAACCCATCTcctttttgcagatgatagatttattttttgcagaGTAAAAGAAAATGAGTGCTAGACGCTTTTGGAGATCTTAGCCATGTATGAAAGTGCATGGGTCAGCAGATAAGTAGAACGAAAACCACTCTCATTTTTAGCAAGTCAACATCACAGGATTTCCACGACACAATCAAAGAAGCTCTTGGGGTGAGATTGGTccaataatatgaaaaatatttaggtCTACCATCATTTATTGgccaaaaaatgaaagagagttTTGACAACTTTAAATAAAGGGCGTGGAAGAAGCTGCAAGGATGGGAGGGCAAGTTATTATCTTAAGCAGACCAAGAGATTCTAATAAAAGCAGTGGCCCAAGTGTTACCGACTTATATGGTGTCATGCTTCAAATTGCCTAGTGGTTTGTGCCATGATATAGAAGCTCTAATTCGGAAATTTTTTCGGAGGCAAAGAGGGGAAGGCTGAAAGATACACTGGACCAAGTGAGAGGATTTATGCAAACCAAAGACACAAGGTGGAATGAGGTTCAAAGATCTTTCAAGGATTAACAACACACTCTTGGTAAAACAAACATGGCGTCTCTTGCATAATAAAAACTCGTTGTTCTATTGAATTTTTAAGGCGAAAATTTTCCCTAACTGCACAATCATGGAAGCAACAAGCCCAAGTTCAGCCTCTTATGCGTGGAAGAGTATTCTTAGGGGCAGAGAAGTCATCAAAAGAGGAGCGGTTTGGTGGACAAGTGATGGACGATCAACTGCAATCTGGGGGAGCGTTGGCTTCTAGTGAGACACTCCAAAAATTTTGTCACCATGTATAGGAGGTCTAGCCGATGCCAAGGTGAGTGCTTTAATTGACCAAGGGCACAAAATCTAGAAAGAAGAAGTTATAGATGCCAACTTGCTGAGTTTCGAAGCGGCcatgataaattaaaaaaaaaaacattatgccACACAGATCTGCCCGATACACTCACCTAGACATTCAACCCCACGGGGGAATACTCAGTTAAGTCGGGCTACAAATTCTTGCAACAAGAATTCCAGAATTCATGGCCTGGTCAGTTTGATCCAGAGTGCCTAAAGCCTCTGTGAAAAGGAATATGGAGTTTACAAGTTCCGAGTAAGGTAAAAAATCGGGTTTGGCGAGCGACAAAAAATTCCTTACCTACAAAGATGAACTTGGTGAAGCGACAAATTATCACAAATGACTGCTGTGAGCACCGCGAAAGACCAAAAAGAAGATGTAGGCCATGCTTTATATCACTGTCCGAAGCTATTGGAGCTTTGGAACAAAGTCCTTCTCTTGATTTAATGGGTTGTAATTTTGCAGAAAATAGGGACCCCACTCTCTTCTCCATGGCAATCTGGGCGATATAGACTCGGAGAAATAATTTTCAACTCGAAAAACTTGCAGTTCCTCTCGGCCAATTTCTGCCTCAAGCAAAGGAAAGGCTGCGCGATTTTAGCCTCCATAATTCCTCGACCATAACACCAGTGGGACGACCACCCACCTGCTGGCAATCTCCGGATAGAAATCTATATAAGGTGAACTTCGATGGCGCTCTATTTGATTCAGAAAACAGTGCTAGTATGGGTGTGGTTATTCGCAACGATATGGGATAAGTCATGGTTTCTCTCTCGCAAAAAACTACTCTCCCTTTCACAGCCATTGAAGTGGAAGCTATGGCAGCAAAGATGGCTCTAGAGTTGGCTTTGGAGACAGGTTTTGATCAGGTGATATTGGATGGCGGCTCACAGATACTCATCCCAGCACTTTGGAACAAGTCTCACTCATTGTCACACTTCGGCCACATAGTGAAAGACATATAGTACTTTGcctcttgtttctcaaaaatatattattctcATGTTCGTAAGCATTGTAATAGTGTACCTCACTCTTTAGCAGGACAAGCAATTTCAATTTCTCAAATGCGAGTCTGGATGGAAGATGTACCACTAAATATTATTCATGTACTTCAAGCCGATCTTAATGGCCTCCCTTAGATGATAAGTTCTGtctttgttttcaaaacaaaaaaaaaaaaaaatcatattataaccatataataatatttttggttaaattactaatttagtCCTCCAATTGTTTTTAGTCTCACTATTAATTGTGCCATTTAGTCCTACAAcctcttttttcccccttttttataccgataattcaattgttataataaaaacaagaatgaaggatttgaactataattctttttataaataaaattaggtaAGGCTTTTTGCTAGTCCTTCATGtagacatcaaaattttataattttttacacTACTTTGTGACCATATGATTTATTTCTTACAAATTTTGTGTACActtccatttaaattttaataaaaattaataatttaaattttaataaaaattaataatttaaattgacTTCACTTTACATTATATTATAAGCTTTTAACATATGctcttaattttttcaaattttaaataaagtggaGGTTTACATACATAAAAATGTACTTATTTTGAAAGTTGATGaattaaattgacataattaataGCTGAgagatcaaattaaaattcatcGCATAGTTGAAGGATTAAACCAATAATTTACTTATTTAgtgtttctcaaccaaaaaataaaagaaaaaagaaagtattttaACATAATGTTTTCAATTCAATGAagttcaatttaattttttcttttctccacttTCGAGcatgtcattattattattattattattattattattattattattattattattctagtTTTTCATATaaacaatacaaaaacaaaatcagtcCAAAAATaaggtaaaatattattttgatcccccaaaatttatcaaaagtttttttttttggtagtaatTTAGGCGGAAATTGaaactcaaatctcttattcaactatcagagattttactaattgagttaaTTATATTGCTAAAACAGTACGGATTAAGCATAGAAAGTGAAAATGTCACAAAATAAAGTAGAAAGGACTCCATATATTGATCACAATAGTATTGATCTCAATGTTTTAGCCCTCTCCCcttaatttattataaactaGAAGATATCCTGCGAGATGCATGAACTActttataatttcatttaaaatcatttttatgtatattaaaatctacatataatatttaatacttattttgttgtataatatttatgtttgccTACAATATTGTTAAatactttgaaacttgattttttttaattcataatttatttttaaaaaattgtataacattgtaagattataatatattataatatttaccgttaaaagttttttttttttcaaattgattaaatgattttgaaatctacaaataagaatttaaaatataaaatactctTATATCCTAAAATTACATGAATTTAAGCAACTTACTAAAAACTTTCTCAATTACTCTACACTTACAACCAAATATGGAGACCTTGATCATAAACACCCAATTAATTATCTCaatggaattaaaaaaatcatttgtaagTATCAACAGAAAGAGAACATgattaaacaaagagaaatttgctaaaaacacattcatttatcaaaattcaattggCTTTAGTCGGGCTTCTTTGTCTttgaaaaaaagcaaaaaatacttttaagtcaccattgatttttgtttttaccacTATGGCTACATACAAAGAAACCTACAAATTATGAATtctaacacaaatttttttcttaaaaaaaaaggctaacttcataaataattaattagaatgtttctttttctttttctttagttctaaaataaaatacatttataacttttcCAAACCAAAATCTCAAACACTCAAAGACTCCAAGCGAATCATAGCCTTCACAAAATCTACAATATCTTACTTCAACATTAAAACCGTAAGCTACCATCATTGAATAAAAAACGCAAGCCCTCTTCCTAGGTCATAGCCTACTCATTCAGATTATAATTGAATGATACTGCAACGTTGGAATTATGTAGGTGTCATTGAAAGGTCGAAGCTAAATGacaacattttttgtttaagtgtaCTGAGATAGGATCATATGAAAGGCTATGGATATGTGTATATAAAGGAGTAAAAGCGAAAAGGATGACTGGAAATGCAAagagtttgtgtgtgtgtgtgcgtgagATGGAaggtcttgaaacattgaacaaaatgaaataaatagtagttttaaaacattgaataaaaatgtaacaaaaattagtcttgaaacattgaaccaaaagaaataaagagtctcaacttttaaatttgttcttatctctaatATGATTTAAGGGTATCTCAATTCTCTTCATAAAGTACGCCATATGGCAGAATCttatgttctctctctctctgaactTTTTGTGTCTATAGATTCAATTTTCGTAAGCTTCATCTGGTAGTTATATTTTCCCAGTAAAATGCTAGGAGCAATAAAAAAGATCGACGTTTTAGAGTTAGTTATCACCTTTTCCTATCGACTAAGTTGAAATCCCATTCCTCAATTTTGAGTCATATGCATCATAATCGTCTTGCCCTAGCGGTAATTTGCATCCATCATGGAGCATAAGCAAAAGTTTAATTTAGCAGGGGATTTCTAGAGTAATTATACTGTGGAGTTTTTAAGTCCGAACTGCTTCCTAATCGGAACCAAAGCATAGCACAATTAGTTATAAAGCATCAATCACCCCCATCCCCTTTAGGAACCAtgcttatttattaaaaaaagtgaattGAATTTAATCGCGTGGATGAACAACTTGGTTTTTTGGCTGGAAAATTGACAATTTGAATCatgtttaaaataattttttgatgatGAGATCCCTGCTTTTAGCTAGCTTATTTGCTTAATTCTAGTTTTTGTCTTACCTCTTAGCAAATAAGCTAGTTGCTTAAAATCACTTCTTATCTCATCTTTTAACAAACAAGTCAGCGGAAAATACAAGATACCAAACTTTGGCTAGATTTGCCCCTAAAATGTTTGCAGAGACGATAAGATATGAGAGAGATTCTTAGCACTAAAAATGTTTCTGATATTCTGGAATCAAGGGAAAAGAGCATTCCACTAACGATAGACAAAAAAGTTCCTATAAGAGATAAGATATGAGTAATACAATTACGCATAGTTAGTAGTTACCTTATCTTTTAAGGGTCATAATAAGCCACttatttcttaataaaaattgaatactCTTTTCTACAAAAGCTAAACTAAAGTAACACTGAAAACAACTCAACATGCAATCCCATATTCTTTTTATCCAGTAATTGGAAACTTATGCCTTTTATTTGATAGGCAATATATGTAATGCTTTtcatttacaaatttaaattttcttatgtATACgatcaaattatataaaaagtcaGTGCCCTTGACTAGGACTGGACTGGTCAATATTTAATGACTTTAGGTTCTTCAATTTTTAGCTCGTTTGTTGACCATATTTGTAACTTGATGAGCTGCAATTTTGTGCGTGTAATCTTATTTAGGATGCTAAAGCAAATGCCAAGCCATAATTTCATTGGAATTCACTTATAGAATtcaggagaaacaaaaatttatccTATTTGGTCTAGAATGGTGATACACTATGTATACAAGACAACTGAAATTgtgctttcattttttttttttaaataacctgCTTTCGATTATAATTGTGTACAAGAATGTATAATTTAATGTGtacaacaataattttttttttttagagtgttcCAACCTATGACTTTCACTCTTAATAATAGCTccttatcatcagactaagataccaattagtttttggtgtagacggagATTGAACTcaaaatctcttatacaaccttTAGAGACTTTCCCaggagctaactgaaacccaccaacaataattattaattagtgtTTGGTCTAAAATACAAGGTCCAATCATAGTTCAACATCATGTTGCATATGAATAAAGACCAAATCTCACGGCAATTAAACCGTGTTGCCTTATTTTATTACCAAATCTCGTCAAAAGCAATAAATTGTCAGAAAACCATTGGgcaattaaataaacaaatactaattgagataaaataaataaatagataaatagcaTTACCGGCCCTAGGTAAACACTGTccaatgttttcttttattactcatatataaaatgataattacattattattattaaacatTGGATTGCCCAATTCTATTGACCAATAAATagctttcttctctttctttcgtGCTGTTTGGTCTGCATTTCCATGCcactttcaaggaaaaaaagagtattccaattttttagagattaaatttatatgttaaattatTCGTAAAATGTGGTAGAGAGTACTATTATTtcaattgatttattttgatatgattGGCCATCTTAGTGGGACATACATCATGGTGGTTAATCATCTTCATTTGGTGCTGAACAGGCAACCTAATAACAAcccaaagataataaaaaataaataaataacaacaacCTAAAGATAATCAAGTACTATTTATTTAATACTTATAACAATGTGTTACTTCTTCTTATGCAATAGTTGAaagtatttatttaaaaaaaatttaattgatttaCACACAAAAACCAGAAACTAAGGAGCAACCCgtttttgttgttataatatatctacatatatacacacacttatTTAAAGTAATTTGTAGAAGACATTCAGGGTAGTGAGTAGTGACGACTCTagaaaactttctttaaaaaaaaaaaaatgaaatcattgcataatagtctcattatcaGTGCTGTAAGCTACAttcctttcaaaattttagttaaataaaaaaacaaatcaggccttttctttttgttcgtAAAGGCCTAATATATTACTAAGGAGACCAAGGtttatggacaaaatttaattacaaactTAGTTATAGCCTAATACTACAACTTttactaaacaaattaacatgattacatactttgaaaatctaactattaaattgcatgttatttatgttcttaaataacatgtcaaatttcatgttaataaaatgttatttactatttgatccgtAAACTTATTTTTCATGTATAAATTTAGagtacaaaaactcaaaatttaaacctttgattgataacatagttattaatctttgatcttcttgaaattttgcaggTATGaatgatataagaaaaaaaaaaaaagtaaaccaatagtggatttgttaaaattcacattcaataaaaaaaaatattgagtagaatTGTAACTAGTTTACAAGGCTACAATCGAGTTTGTTGACAAACTTTATCCGAAGTTTAATTATGTTgggcctaaaaaaatttaaggtgatcacaatttttttttaaagaataaaaaaaatcataaaatttatatataataattatttttttctaa
This genomic stretch from Castanea sativa cultivar Marrone di Chiusa Pesio chromosome 9, ASM4071231v1 harbors:
- the LOC142610211 gene encoding uncharacterized protein LOC142610211, with the translated sequence MGCFPLFSTVTLFVSSLSLLFSCSRGVTPDVLAPICSQTQNQEICESILTSDPRTSSADLPTLSLISLELTMKQASDNYRSFTQFRDNTTNPSLKNDFSICVTLYKDMQDKLKAAYLLSEQRKYKDITELGQLTTLAYNCENGLPSDSPTAAITEDMLLTSQTAISVNAYIAT